The Calditrichota bacterium genome includes a region encoding these proteins:
- a CDS encoding BamA/TamA family outer membrane protein, translating to MSLWRDKAIVSLVAVLLCMGLWRSLSADSSGNIGREAAFADEVAGPRQTEGRSLEARDAGSAGRAKVLSVRILGTHAVSEEQALQWANIRPGAPWGAHEAEERSRALLESYRREGYPWARVDSIVAHYSTDSSGVKVSFWIEEGPLARIGTIAINGVDEEWHRLLLARFDSRPGRPFVEEVLRRDLQEALSEFENRGYPFAQLVLDSLSLREEEESRLLDICLSAFLGPQVRIDEVRVVGATTTKRQVIARAAGLRSGQLYSQRTMERVPARLKRLPFIESADPPVAFVGEQGTGGVLLTVRERKASSIDGVLGYNPGVGTEKGYLTGLLDLSLGNLFGTARALQARWQKRDQKTQELRFSYREPWVLGSPLSLGCAFEQLVQDTTYVRRDLALELSLPLADRLTAKVQLGRGEVLPDSLATALLGMPRSRSLTGALGVEYDTRDDLLNPRSGFFYQTALSVDRKKQFVSPDQQALYGVPPRVDNRRVIVDAELYVQPLRYQVVAIAVHGRQVTSTQGRIPIEDQFRFGGARTLRGYREHEFRGSKVAWSNVEYRYLLGRRSRAFVFLDGGYYWREDAHQTSEGYRIGYGCGVRIETGLGIVGVDLGLGKGDSLMETKVHVGLVNEF from the coding sequence ATGTCGCTCTGGAGAGACAAAGCCATCGTTTCGCTCGTCGCCGTGCTCCTCTGCATGGGCCTGTGGCGATCCCTGTCAGCCGATTCATCGGGGAACATCGGCCGGGAGGCAGCATTTGCAGATGAGGTCGCAGGGCCGAGGCAGACTGAAGGGAGGAGTCTGGAGGCCAGGGACGCCGGAAGCGCAGGCCGAGCAAAGGTGCTGTCGGTGCGGATTCTTGGCACCCACGCCGTCAGCGAGGAGCAGGCATTGCAGTGGGCCAACATCCGGCCAGGCGCACCTTGGGGAGCGCACGAGGCAGAGGAACGCAGCCGCGCCCTGCTGGAATCCTACCGGCGCGAAGGCTACCCCTGGGCGCGTGTCGACTCAATAGTCGCTCACTACAGCACCGACAGCAGCGGCGTGAAGGTGAGTTTTTGGATAGAAGAAGGCCCACTGGCGCGCATCGGCACCATCGCTATCAACGGCGTAGATGAGGAGTGGCACCGCCTGCTGCTGGCGCGCTTCGATAGTCGCCCTGGCAGACCCTTTGTCGAGGAGGTCCTCCGCCGCGACCTGCAGGAGGCTCTCAGCGAGTTCGAGAACCGCGGCTACCCATTTGCACAGCTGGTGCTGGATAGCCTCTCCCTGCGCGAAGAGGAAGAAAGCCGCCTGCTCGACATCTGCCTGAGTGCATTCTTAGGGCCACAAGTGCGCATCGACGAAGTCCGGGTGGTGGGAGCGACCACCACCAAGCGGCAGGTTATCGCCAGGGCCGCTGGCCTGAGGTCAGGACAGCTGTACAGCCAGCGAACGATGGAGCGCGTGCCAGCGCGCCTCAAAAGACTGCCATTCATCGAAAGCGCCGACCCGCCTGTGGCCTTTGTGGGCGAGCAGGGGACTGGCGGCGTACTGCTCACCGTGCGCGAGCGGAAGGCAAGCTCCATCGACGGCGTGCTCGGCTACAATCCCGGGGTAGGCACCGAGAAGGGCTACCTCACCGGCCTCTTGGACCTGTCTCTGGGCAACCTCTTTGGGACTGCCCGCGCACTCCAGGCACGCTGGCAGAAGCGCGATCAGAAGACCCAGGAGTTGCGCTTTTCCTACCGCGAACCATGGGTTCTGGGCTCCCCGCTGAGCCTGGGCTGCGCTTTCGAGCAACTGGTGCAGGACACCACCTACGTGCGGCGGGATCTCGCCCTCGAGCTCTCCTTGCCCCTAGCTGACCGGCTCACTGCTAAGGTCCAGCTTGGCCGAGGCGAGGTCCTACCGGATTCTTTGGCCACAGCGTTGCTGGGTATGCCGCGCAGCCGCTCTCTGACCGGCGCGCTTGGGGTGGAGTACGACACCCGCGACGACCTGCTCAACCCGCGTTCTGGGTTCTTCTACCAGACCGCCCTATCGGTCGACCGCAAGAAGCAGTTTGTCTCGCCGGACCAGCAGGCCCTGTACGGCGTGCCGCCCAGAGTGGACAACAGACGGGTGATAGTCGATGCGGAGCTCTACGTACAGCCCCTCCGCTATCAGGTCGTAGCCATTGCCGTGCATGGACGCCAGGTGACCAGCACTCAGGGCAGGATTCCGATAGAGGACCAGTTCCGCTTCGGCGGGGCGCGCACCCTGCGCGGCTACCGGGAACATGAGTTCCGCGGTAGCAAGGTGGCCTGGTCGAATGTGGAGTACCGCTACCTCTTGGGCAGAAGGTCACGCGCCTTTGTCTTCCTGGACGGCGGCTACTATTGGCGCGAAGATGCACACCAGACGAGCGAAGGTTACCGCATCGGCTACGGCTGTGGGGTGCGCATCGAGACCGGGCTGGGCATCGTCGGCGTGGACTTGGGCCTGGGCAAAGGCGATAGCCTCATGGAGACCAAGGTGCACGTGGGCCTGGTGAACGAGTTCTGA